The Deltaproteobacteria bacterium genome contains the following window.
CAGGCGCCAGCCGAGCTGCTCGGCGATCTCGAAGCCGTACGTCTTCGCACCCTCCGTGTAGTACGGCCGCATGTTGATGTTGACGAAGGCCCAGCCGTACTTGTCGGCGATCTCGCTGCACAGGCGGTTGACGTCGTCGTAGTTGCCGTGGACCGCGATCGCCCGCGGCCCGTAGATGGTCGAGCCGATGACCTTGCCCTGCTCCAGGTCGTCGGGGATGAAGATGTAGCAGGCGAGGCCGGCGCGCGCCGCGTGCGCCGACACGGAGTTGGCGAGGTTCCCGGTGGACGCGCAGGAGACGGTGTCGAACCCGAACTCGATCGCCTTCGAGATCGCCACCGACACGACGCGGTCCTTGTACGAGAAGGTCGGGTGGTTGACGGAATCGTCCTTCACCCAGAGCTCGCGGACCCCGAGCGCGGCGCCCAGGCGGTCGGCTCGCACGAGCGGCGTGAATCCCGAATGCAGCCCCGCCTGCGGCTCACCTTCGATCGGCAGGAGCTCGCGGTAGCGCCAGAGGTTCCGCGGTCGGGACGCGATCAGCTGGTGGGTGAGCACGCGCCGGACGGCGGCGTAGTCGTAGACGACCTCGAGGGGACCGAAGCACGTCTCGCAGACGTGCAGCGGCGCGACCGGGGTCTCGCCGCCGCACTCGCGGCAACGCAAACCCGTGACGTAGCTCATGGACCTTCACTCCTTCCGGCATTCGCGGTGGGCGCGGCGAGCGGCGAGAGCGCCGCGCAGGCGGCGCAGCGCGGGTTCGGCGCCAGCGGCACGGTCCGCCAGCGCCCCGTCCAGGCGTCGATCCTGAGGAGCCGGTTCGCCCAGGCCGGAGCCCCCCAGCCGAGCAGGCGGATGGCTTCGGCGGCCTGCAGGGCGCCGGCAAGCGCGACGACGGGTCCGAGGACGCCCGCTTCCTGGCAGCTCGGCACCTCGTCGGGCGGCGGCGGCTCCTCGAAGACGCAGCGGTAGCACGCGCTCTCCCCCGGGACGACGGTCATGAGCTGCGCGACGAAGCCGAGCACCCCGGCGTGGACGAGGGGCACACGAGCCGCCACCGCCGCGTCGCTCAGCGCGAACTTGGCGGCCACCGTGTCGGTGCCGTCGACGACACAGTCGAAGCCGCGCAGGACGGCGGCCTGGTGCGGGCCGAATCGCTCGCGCCGGCTCTCGACGTGCAGGCCGGGCATGAGCCGTCGGAGCTGCTCGGCCGCGACGGTCACCTTCGGCCGCCCGACGTCCGCGGAATCGTAGAGCAGCTGGCGATGCAGGTTCGACACCTCGACCGGGTCCGGATCCATCAGTCCGAGCGTCCCCACCTCCGCATGGGCGAGGGCGAGAGCCGCCGACGATCCGAGCCCGCCGACGCCGACGACGAGAACGCGCCGGGCGGCGAAGTCGAGATCCGATTCATGGTGCACGAGCATGGCAACAAAAAACCCCTTCCCAGAGGAAAGGGGCTTACCAGCGTGCGAACCTTATCTTCCGCAGGCTCTTGCGAGCGATGCGTCGGAATTAGCACCAGCGTCCCAAAGGACCGGTTGCTGTGGCTTCGCCGGGCCGGGCCCTCCGCCACTCTGGATAAGGCTATGTTTTTCCTTCTCTCCCGGATGGGACGTAACCCGAAAGGTCCGACTGTGTCAATGTGCGCCGCCGCGCTAGGGGCGCGACCCAAGACATCTTGGGTCGCGAACCGGACGCGAGCGTGTTCCGTCCGGATCACGCCCGACTGCCCTGCCGCGGCTGGCGAAGCCAGCGCGGCGAACGAACACGCGCGGTTCCGCAGCCGCGCGAACAGGCCCAGTTGCGAACGCAACGAGCCCCCACCCTCGCCGCGAGACCCTGCGACCGCGCGTGCCTGTTCTGCCGCGCTGGCTTCGCCAGCCGCGGCACGGCGGTCGCGCGTGACGAAGGCGCAACACCCTCGCCTCCGCTCCGCGACCCAAGACGTCTTGGGTCGCGTTCCTAGTACGGCGACTGCGTGGCCGGGCCGTTGTCGGGGTACGCGGACACCGCGCGCGGGAGCTGCTGGCGGTCGGCTCTTCCCTGCAGCTCGTCGAGCCGCTGCACGAGTCGGGGAAGCGGGTCGTCGCCGTCGAACGCCGAGAGCTCCGGCCCGAGCCGGCGGCGGGCGTCGGCGGCCAGTGGTCCCTCGGGGTGGTGGTGGGCGAGGGTTGCGAGCGCGAGCGTGGTGTCCTCGGGCTCCTTCCGCTTGGCGTAGGTCTGCGCGAACGCGTACAGGGCCTGCGCGGTGGCGTCGGTGTCCGGGTAGTCGGCGAGGAGGCTCCGCAGGCGCGCCTCGGCGGCCTTCATGTTGCCGTGCCTGAGGTAGTACTGGGCGATGCCCGCCTCGTGCATCGCGATTGCCTCGCGGCACTCCCGGAGCCTGAGGCGAGCCTTCTCCGCCCACTGGCTCGTGGGAAAGCGGTCGACCAAGTTCTGGAAGTAGGTGTGGGCGCTGGCGGATGCCTGCTGGTCGCGGTCGCTGGTGCTCGCCTGCGCCAGGTACGCCATGCCGAGGTGATACTCGACGGCGGGCAGCTGCGGGCTGGTCGGGTGCATGCGCTCGAAGTCGGCGAAGGCGGCGAGCGCCTCGGCGTAGTGCCCGGCGAAGTAGTGTGCCTGCCCGATCTTCAGCTCGGCCTCCTCGGCGTTCGCGTCGAACGGGTGCTGGTCGAGGAGCGCCTTGTATCGCTCGATCGCGACCTCCCAGGCCTCGTCGTGGAAGGCCGAGTTGCCTTCGCTCCAGAGCTTCTCGGACGGGACCAGCCGTTTCTTGCCCGCGCAGCCGAACGCCACGATGGCGACGGCCAGCACGGCCAGCACGCGGTGCGGCAACACGCGGGGACGGTAGTGGAACCGGTCCTTGCAGTCAAATTACGGACCGGCCGCGCGTCAGGAACGGGTGTCGGGCCGGGTCGAGCGGCGGCGCAGGTACGTGAGCGCGAGCAGGTTGTAGGTGCCGTGTGCCGCGATGGGGGCGACCAGGCCTCCGGTCGTGATGGCGAGCGCGCCGAGCCCCGCCCCGACGACCGTGGCCCACACGATGTAGGCCGCGCCGAGCGGATGGAGGAGGCCGAAGAAGACGCTCGCCGCCGCCACCCCGAACTCGCGCTGCACCGCGCCGCGGAAGAACGCTTCCTCCGAGACCGCCGAGCCGAGGGCGAGCACGAGGATCTCGACGACGCCGAGGCCGGGCCCGATGCCCGACTCGAGGGCGTCCCACGCGCGTCTGAGGCCGCGCAGGAGGAAGATCCGCCGCGCCCACGGCGCGGTGACCAGCGGCAACGTGACCGCGAGCGCGAGTCCAGCGCCGACCCCGACGAGCACGGCGTCGACAGTCGGCTCCGCCGCCGTGGCGAGCCCGAGCCCGCGGACCGCGCTCCACGCCGCGGCCGCGCCGACCAGCAACGTGCTGGCGGCGAGCTCCACGCGGAGAGGGGTCCATCGAACGCGCACCATGCTTGACCGGTCCCGGGGGCGAGTATAACGCAGCGGCGACCGCAAGGCAGGCACCTTGAGCGAACTCTTTCGCATGTGGGGGAATACCCGCATGGTCGTCCTGACGGCGATCTGTGCCGCCCTCTATGCGGCGATCCTCATTCCCTTCAAGGTCGTCCCCCTGATCCCCGGGATCACCGAGTTCAGGCCGGCCAACGCGATTCCGGTCGTGTGCTCGTTCCTCTTCGGCCCGGCCGCCGCCTGGGGAGCGGCGTTCGGGAACCTGATCGGCGACTTCTTCGGCGGCCTCGGGCCGGGCGACCTCTTCGGCTTTCTCGCGAACCTCCTCTACGGCCTCGTCCCCTATGCGCTCTGGGAGGCGGTGACGGACCTGCCGCCCGTGCCGCGGGGGCCGCTCGTCGCGGCCGGCCTGCTCGCCGTCATCGCGCTCGCCGCCACGCTCTGCGCCGCGGTCGTCGGCTGGGGGCTGCACCTCCTCGGGTTTCACCCGTTCACCGTCCTCGGCACGGTCGTGCTCGTGAACAACCTCGTGGTGGCGGTGGTGCTGGCCCCCTTCCTGCTCGCCGTGCTCTATCCCCGGGTGCAGCGCGCGCGGCTCCTCTACCGGGACCTCCTCGGCCCTCGCCTTCGGCCCCCGCGCTGGCGGGTCGCGCTCGGCGCGGCGCTCGTCGTCGTCGGCACGGGGGCCGCCTTCGCGGCGGGGGAGCTGATCGCCGGTGGGCGGTGGGTGGCGCCGTGGGCAGCCTACGCGACCGCGAGCCGCCGCCTCGAAGTCGGCCTCGGGCTCCTCCCGCTCCTCGGCCTCGCCGTTGGCGGCCTGGCCCTCCTGTGATCGGCGCCGTCTCCGCCGTCACGGTCCGGGACCTCGGCTGCACGTATGCGGGCGCGACGCGCCCGGCCCTCGACGGGGTGACGTGCGACGTGCCGGCCGGCGCCCTCGCCGTCGTCATGGGCGCGACCGGGGCGGGCAAGTCGACGCTCGCCCGCTGCCTCACCCGCCTCGTGCCCTGCTTCCTGCCCGCCGACCTCCGCGGCGAGGTCCGCCTGCTCGGGCAGTCGATCGAGGGCGCCCGCGTCGGTGCGCTGGCCGGCACGATCGGGATGGTCTTCCAGGACTTCGAGGCCCAGCTCTTCTCGACCGACGTGACCCAGGAGATCGTCTTCGGCCTGGAGCACACGGGCGTGGCACCCGGATTGATGCCGGAGCGCGTGGCGCGGGCGCTCGCCGCCGTCGGGCTTGCGGGCTTCGAGGGACGCGATCCGACGACGCTCTCGGGTGGCGAGAAGCAGCGGCTCGCGATCGCCGGGCTGCTCGCGCTCCGCCCGCCCATCATGGTGCTCGACGAGCCGACCACCGACCTCGACCCGACCGGACGCGCCGAGGTGTTCGACGTGCTCGGGAGGCTGCGGGCCGACGGGCTGTCGCTCGTGTTGATCGAGCACGACACGGCGGCCGCGGCCGGCGCCGACCTGCTCCTCCTCCTGCGCGACGGCCGCATCGTGGCAAACGGGCCACCGGCGGCGCTCCTCGCGGACGTCGAGGGATGTCTCGCCGCGGGCGTGCGGCCTCTCGACGTCTGCCGCGTCTTCGCGGCGCTCGGCCTCGCCGAGCCTCCGCTCGACGTGGCCACTGCCGCCGAACGGCTGCGGGCCCGTGGGCTCCTGCCCGTCGTCCCCGACGAGCCCGCGCCGCCTTCTGCCGGGCCCGCGGTCATCGAGATCCGGGGACTCGGCCACTGCTACCCCGACGGCCGGCGGGCCCTCGCCGGCGTGAGTCTCGCGATCGGACGCGGCGAGTTCATCGCCCTCGTCGGGCCCAACGGCTCCGGCAAGACGACGCTCGCCAAGCACCTGAACGGGCTCCTCGCACCCACCGAGGGGCGCGTGACGCTCGAGGGACGCGACGTGGCCGGCCTGCCGCTCGAGACGCTCGCCCAGCGGGTCGGCTACGTCTTCCAGGACCCGGACCATCAGCTGTTCGCGGCGACGGTCGCCGAGGAGGTGGCCTTCGGGCCCCGGAACCTCGGCCTTCCCGCTGCCGAGGTCGAGGCGCGCGTCTTGGAGGCGCTCGCCGCCGTCGAGCTCCACGAGCACGACGCCGACCCCTTCCTGCTCGACAAGGGTGCCCGGCAGCGCCTCGCGGTGGCGACGATCCTCGCGCTCCGCCCGGACGTCCTCGTCCTCGACGAGCCGACGACGGGCCTCGACTTCCACGAGCAGGAGCGCATGCTCGCCCTGCTCGACCGCCTCCACGCCGCGGGCCGCACGATCATCATCATCACGCACACGCCCTGGGTGATCGCCGAGCACGCGCGACGCGTGGTGCTGCTCCAGGGCGGGCGGCTGCGGTACGACGGCCCGCTGCGCCCCTTCCTGGCCGACGAGCGTCTGGCGGCCGAGGCCGCCTTCCGGCCGCCCGAGGTGACGCGCCTCGGACGGCTCCTCGGCTGCACCCCCCTGTCCGTCGCGGAGCTGGTCGCCTGGATCGGGCGGGGCGCCTGACGCCGTGCCGCTCACCCTCTACGTTGCGGCGCCGAGCGCGCTCCACCGCCTGCACCCGGTCACCAAGCTCGGCCTCCTGGCCGCCTTCGTCGTCGCGGCCTTCATGGTCGACCGGCCGCTCCTCCTCGTGCCCCTCGCCGCGGCGATCGTCGTGCTGCTCG
Protein-coding sequences here:
- a CDS encoding threonine synthase, whose translation is MSYVTGLRCRECGGETPVAPLHVCETCFGPLEVVYDYAAVRRVLTHQLIASRPRNLWRYRELLPIEGEPQAGLHSGFTPLVRADRLGAALGVRELWVKDDSVNHPTFSYKDRVVSVAISKAIEFGFDTVSCASTGNLANSVSAHAARAGLACYIFIPDDLEQGKVIGSTIYGPRAIAVHGNYDDVNRLCSEIADKYGWAFVNINMRPYYTEGAKTYGFEIAEQLGWRLPRHVVVPTAGGTILPKVAKAFHELLDLGLADGDFKIYTAQAAGCAPVVQALHRGTELIAPVKPATIAKSIAIGNPADGFYVLKAVRESGGWGEAVTDEEIVEGIRLLARTEGIFTEPAGGTTVAVTKKLIEQGRIPRDESIVVCITGNGYKTLEAVLDSVAQPSRIAARLADFDALYARLNGGQEANAV
- a CDS encoding HesA/MoeB/ThiF family protein, which produces MLVHHESDLDFAARRVLVVGVGGLGSSAALALAHAEVGTLGLMDPDPVEVSNLHRQLLYDSADVGRPKVTVAAEQLRRLMPGLHVESRRERFGPHQAAVLRGFDCVVDGTDTVAAKFALSDAAVAARVPLVHAGVLGFVAQLMTVVPGESACYRCVFEEPPPPDEVPSCQEAGVLGPVVALAGALQAAEAIRLLGWGAPAWANRLLRIDAWTGRWRTVPLAPNPRCAACAALSPLAAPTANAGRSEGP
- a CDS encoding ATP-binding cassette domain-containing protein — encoded protein: MIGAVSAVTVRDLGCTYAGATRPALDGVTCDVPAGALAVVMGATGAGKSTLARCLTRLVPCFLPADLRGEVRLLGQSIEGARVGALAGTIGMVFQDFEAQLFSTDVTQEIVFGLEHTGVAPGLMPERVARALAAVGLAGFEGRDPTTLSGGEKQRLAIAGLLALRPPIMVLDEPTTDLDPTGRAEVFDVLGRLRADGLSLVLIEHDTAAAAGADLLLLLRDGRIVANGPPAALLADVEGCLAAGVRPLDVCRVFAALGLAEPPLDVATAAERLRARGLLPVVPDEPAPPSAGPAVIEIRGLGHCYPDGRRALAGVSLAIGRGEFIALVGPNGSGKTTLAKHLNGLLAPTEGRVTLEGRDVAGLPLETLAQRVGYVFQDPDHQLFAATVAEEVAFGPRNLGLPAAEVEARVLEALAAVELHEHDADPFLLDKGARQRLAVATILALRPDVLVLDEPTTGLDFHEQERMLALLDRLHAAGRTIIIITHTPWVIAEHARRVVLLQGGRLRYDGPLRPFLADERLAAEAAFRPPEVTRLGRLLGCTPLSVAELVAWIGRGA
- the bamD gene encoding outer membrane protein assembly factor BamD encodes the protein MLPHRVLAVLAVAIVAFGCAGKKRLVPSEKLWSEGNSAFHDEAWEVAIERYKALLDQHPFDANAEEAELKIGQAHYFAGHYAEALAAFADFERMHPTSPQLPAVEYHLGMAYLAQASTSDRDQQASASAHTYFQNLVDRFPTSQWAEKARLRLRECREAIAMHEAGIAQYYLRHGNMKAAEARLRSLLADYPDTDATAQALYAFAQTYAKRKEPEDTTLALATLAHHHPEGPLAADARRRLGPELSAFDGDDPLPRLVQRLDELQGRADRQQLPRAVSAYPDNGPATQSPY
- a CDS encoding CPBP family intramembrane metalloprotease; translated protein: MVRVRWTPLRVELAASTLLVGAAAAWSAVRGLGLATAAEPTVDAVLVGVGAGLALAVTLPLVTAPWARRIFLLRGLRRAWDALESGIGPGLGVVEILVLALGSAVSEEAFFRGAVQREFGVAAASVFFGLLHPLGAAYIVWATVVGAGLGALAITTGGLVAPIAAHGTYNLLALTYLRRRSTRPDTRS
- a CDS encoding QueT transporter family protein, which translates into the protein MSELFRMWGNTRMVVLTAICAALYAAILIPFKVVPLIPGITEFRPANAIPVVCSFLFGPAAAWGAAFGNLIGDFFGGLGPGDLFGFLANLLYGLVPYALWEAVTDLPPVPRGPLVAAGLLAVIALAATLCAAVVGWGLHLLGFHPFTVLGTVVLVNNLVVAVVLAPFLLAVLYPRVQRARLLYRDLLGPRLRPPRWRVALGAALVVVGTGAAFAAGELIAGGRWVAPWAAYATASRRLEVGLGLLPLLGLAVGGLALL